Proteins from one Halalkalicoccus sp. NIPERK01 genomic window:
- a CDS encoding TRAM domain-containing protein, with translation MVEISDSLRAVFSAPVHERDGAYIVEIPSREVAHDALTVGETYRVALLNTPTSTATTGQDTPQSAQSQRERHREPPEPPVDEGEVREVTIETIGDQGDGIAKVERGYVVIVSGAQPGEQPTVEIDQVQENVAFASVVEDDPRAL, from the coding sequence ATGGTCGAGATTTCGGATTCGCTTCGCGCTGTTTTCAGTGCGCCCGTCCACGAACGCGACGGCGCATACATTGTCGAAATCCCATCGCGAGAGGTCGCTCACGACGCCCTCACGGTAGGGGAGACGTATCGTGTTGCACTGTTGAATACGCCCACATCGACAGCAACCACCGGACAGGACACTCCGCAGTCCGCCCAATCACAGCGAGAACGGCACCGAGAGCCCCCAGAGCCGCCGGTCGACGAGGGAGAAGTACGCGAGGTGACGATCGAGACGATCGGCGATCAGGGCGACGGGATCGCGAAAGTCGAGCGGGGCTACGTCGTGATCGTCTCCGGTGCGCAACCTGGCGAGCAACCGACTGTCGAGATCGACCAGGTGCAGGAAAATGTGGCGTTCGCCAGCGTCGTCGAGGACGATCCGCGGGCACTCTAA
- a CDS encoding ComEC/Rec2 family competence protein, translating to MDRRRLVLIGLVLLVSSAGCLSNVDPAPTDNDTGTDDTPTDDFNEALEIHTINVGQADATLIIAPSGETMLIDSGDWPNDGRTVLAYLDAHDIDRIDHLVTTHGHADHIGGHAAIIEHYETERNGIGAVWDSGVPHDSAAYDRYLTAIEEHDVTLYTTQEGDEIPFDNEATHATVLNPPANSDKPDDLDYNGVVVLLEFGETSALFTGDAGADVEDRLLDAHGDDLDVDLYHAGHHGSKTSSTSEFLDTLAPQATIISSAYDSQYGHPHEESLAAFAERDIAAYWTAVHGTMIFESDGETWTVATQTNATTDPLALREEPEVEAEPASPPTEQEPIAARTTGVSLLQERRSTSPSAAVATGVIA from the coding sequence ATGGATCGGCGTCGACTCGTTCTCATCGGACTCGTCCTTCTCGTCAGTAGCGCTGGCTGTCTCAGCAATGTAGACCCCGCGCCAACCGACAACGATACTGGAACCGACGACACCCCCACTGACGATTTCAACGAAGCGCTCGAGATCCACACGATCAACGTCGGGCAGGCCGATGCAACACTCATTATCGCCCCGTCCGGCGAGACGATGTTGATCGATTCAGGCGACTGGCCCAACGATGGACGAACTGTTCTCGCGTATCTCGATGCCCACGATATCGACCGGATCGATCATCTGGTCACAACCCATGGCCACGCCGATCATATCGGAGGACATGCGGCGATCATCGAGCACTACGAAACCGAGCGAAACGGTATTGGGGCGGTGTGGGATTCGGGTGTTCCCCACGATTCGGCGGCTTATGACCGCTATCTCACTGCCATTGAAGAACACGACGTAACCCTGTATACGACCCAGGAGGGTGACGAGATTCCATTTGATAACGAGGCGACGCACGCTACCGTCCTGAATCCGCCTGCCAATTCCGACAAACCGGATGATCTGGATTACAACGGCGTCGTCGTGTTGCTCGAGTTCGGAGAGACCTCTGCGCTGTTTACTGGTGATGCTGGCGCTGACGTCGAAGACCGCCTACTCGATGCCCATGGGGACGACCTCGACGTCGATCTCTATCACGCAGGTCATCATGGGAGTAAGACGAGTTCGACATCCGAATTCCTCGATACGCTTGCTCCCCAAGCAACGATTATCTCCTCGGCGTACGACTCTCAATATGGACATCCACACGAGGAATCGCTTGCGGCGTTCGCCGAGCGGGATATTGCTGCCTACTGGACCGCTGTCCATGGAACGATGATCTTCGAAAGCGACGGTGAGACATGGACGGTCGCAACTCAAACGAATGCAACGACCGATCCACTGGCACTGCGTGAGGAGCCCGAAGTCGAGGCTGAACCGGCCTCGCCACCGACTGAGCAGGAACCGATCGCAGCGCGTACGACTGGCGTGTCTCTGCTTCAAGAGAGGCGTTCCACCTCACCATCGGCGGCTGTCGCCACAGGAGTGATTGCATGA
- a CDS encoding DDE-type integrase/transposase/recombinase, which produces MAGRRYLPILEENNAWGSSTPIRWGCRSGKRSPSLTSLALIARIKRSLNERRFPDSAPDSPRLRRWRVAVDETVVRVTGEWYWLYAAVDLDSKLLLAVELSRRRGHAPAAASLKQLHDRYDLSATEFRVDGMSY; this is translated from the coding sequence GTGGCAGGACGACGGTATCTCCCTATTCTGGAGGAGAACAATGCGTGGGGTTCGTCCACCCCCATTCGATGGGGCTGTCGATCAGGGAAACGGTCACCGTCCTTGACCTCCTTGGCGTTGATCGCTCGTATCAAGCGATCTCTCAATGAACGTCGGTTCCCCGACAGCGCTCCCGACTCCCCTCGGCTGCGTCGATGGCGGGTCGCGGTCGACGAAACCGTTGTCCGAGTAACTGGTGAGTGGTACTGGCTGTATGCGGCGGTTGATCTCGACTCAAAGTTGCTTCTGGCCGTGGAACTTTCGCGGCGGCGGGGGCACGCCCCCGCCGCTGCGTCCCTCAAGCAGCTCCATGACCGCTACGACCTCTCTGCGACTGAGTTTCGGGTTGATGGTATGAGCTACTGA
- a CDS encoding DUF262 domain-containing protein has product MQTRTETLASLYQDGLFDIPSYQRSYSWEQSQLEDLLDDLQYLPEGSSHFFGNVILDKRDEPYRTDKGRQLNVFDVVDGQQRLTTALILLYVATQVDDVVKESVETDNLIFPVDERPRLLPQDQDEEYFRDSLFGDSTLEQTTPSQERLAHAYTFFEAAFENPPVNVSVREISERLRYSCTINVVEIEDDSEAASIFESLNDRGKPLSTLDKMKSFLMYMDDRSSNRGALEEKIKQRFGGIYKELFVLSNGHDRVSDFDEDSFQRFHWGLYDGYNANEYFDSLGALKTRLRRLYREGDYEGVQAEIDAYTTDLREAGSAFAALFRPTQRPAPVESALERLLALGRLANVLPVLMAAQLEYGDVAPEEMADIVHACETLVFRMYAVDNRRSDTGRGRLVRLAHDIHTDKTMRVEDILNRLASITRIYTADDRFERLLRDPELYKSMSSRDVRYLLSHYGQELGVEVGEYVEHDLEHILSTDFGVEHILARNLDDEDIPENLREVFEDNVHRLGNLTIASTYWNSSYGNLPFAEKKTAEGDREKEYQSSILRVQQVLANYEEFGRDELEAREQDIVDFALNEWPLTTEHDGASISASETATHESEYEQLPGDFFRRLTDRQEAFLRILLDADEWVLSEDIRQEIQNEYALSLGTGGGAMAGILSGFSRKYGREFARDLIDSRWTGEQGEYRLNSEYGYEEELRDRLNPDSTHR; this is encoded by the coding sequence ATGCAAACACGTACTGAGACGCTCGCGTCTCTGTATCAGGACGGCCTGTTCGATATCCCGTCATACCAGCGAAGCTACTCGTGGGAGCAATCACAGTTAGAGGATCTTCTGGACGACCTCCAATATCTGCCCGAGGGCTCGAGTCATTTCTTCGGAAACGTTATCCTGGATAAGCGGGACGAGCCGTACCGGACGGACAAAGGTCGCCAGCTCAACGTGTTCGATGTCGTGGACGGCCAACAGCGGTTGACGACGGCGCTCATCTTGCTTTACGTCGCAACACAGGTTGATGATGTTGTCAAGGAATCAGTAGAAACAGACAATCTGATCTTCCCCGTCGACGAACGTCCGCGACTGCTGCCACAAGATCAAGACGAGGAATACTTTCGCGATAGCCTGTTTGGCGACTCGACATTGGAGCAGACGACGCCCTCCCAAGAGCGGCTCGCTCACGCATACACATTCTTCGAGGCGGCGTTCGAGAACCCGCCGGTCAACGTCTCGGTGCGAGAGATTTCGGAGCGACTGCGCTACAGCTGCACGATCAACGTCGTCGAGATCGAGGACGATTCTGAGGCGGCGTCCATCTTCGAGAGTCTGAACGATCGCGGGAAGCCCCTCTCCACACTTGACAAGATGAAGAGCTTTCTAATGTATATGGACGACCGTTCAAGCAATCGGGGTGCACTCGAAGAGAAGATCAAACAGCGGTTTGGGGGCATCTATAAGGAGTTGTTCGTCCTCTCGAACGGCCACGACCGCGTCAGCGATTTCGATGAGGACAGCTTCCAGCGCTTCCACTGGGGCCTCTACGACGGGTACAATGCCAACGAGTACTTCGACAGTCTCGGGGCGCTCAAAACCCGGCTTCGACGCTTGTATCGGGAGGGCGATTATGAGGGCGTGCAGGCAGAGATCGACGCGTACACGACGGATCTGCGAGAAGCTGGGTCAGCCTTTGCCGCACTATTCCGTCCCACCCAACGTCCCGCTCCCGTCGAGTCTGCGTTAGAACGACTGCTCGCGCTTGGGCGGCTCGCGAATGTCCTCCCTGTCCTGATGGCGGCCCAGTTGGAGTATGGTGACGTGGCCCCGGAGGAGATGGCGGACATTGTTCATGCCTGTGAGACACTCGTGTTTCGGATGTACGCCGTCGATAATCGACGCTCTGATACCGGACGCGGCCGGCTCGTCCGCCTCGCGCACGATATCCATACTGACAAGACGATGCGAGTCGAGGATATCCTCAACCGGCTTGCGTCTATCACTCGGATCTATACCGCAGATGATCGCTTCGAACGGTTGCTGCGGGATCCCGAGCTCTACAAGTCGATGTCCAGTCGAGACGTGCGATACCTCCTGTCCCATTACGGCCAAGAACTCGGGGTCGAGGTGGGAGAGTACGTCGAACATGATCTCGAACATATTCTCTCGACTGATTTCGGCGTCGAACACATCCTTGCGCGAAACCTCGACGACGAGGACATCCCCGAGAATCTCCGCGAGGTGTTCGAGGACAACGTCCATCGACTCGGTAATCTTACAATTGCCAGCACCTACTGGAATAGCTCCTACGGCAATCTCCCGTTTGCAGAGAAAAAGACGGCAGAAGGCGATCGAGAAAAAGAGTATCAATCCTCTATCTTACGGGTGCAGCAGGTGTTGGCCAATTACGAGGAGTTCGGGCGAGACGAACTCGAAGCGCGCGAACAGGATATCGTCGACTTCGCACTCAATGAGTGGCCGCTCACCACCGAACACGACGGCGCGAGCATCTCGGCCTCCGAAACGGCGACTCACGAATCGGAGTACGAGCAGCTACCGGGCGACTTTTTCAGACGATTGACTGATCGACAGGAGGCGTTTCTCCGAATCCTTTTGGACGCGGACGAGTGGGTCCTGAGTGAAGACATCCGCCAGGAGATACAGAACGAATACGCCCTCTCGTTGGGTACAGGAGGTGGGGCGATGGCCGGTATCCTCTCTGGATTCAGCCGAAAATACGGGAGGGAGTTCGCCCGCGATCTCATCGATAGTCGATGGACAGGTGAACAAGGAGAGTACCGTCTGAATTCAGAGTATGGGTACGAAGAGGAACTACGTGACCGCCTGAATCCGGATTCGACGCACAGGTAG
- a CDS encoding PadR family transcriptional regulator, whose translation MTAFQQNILTVLGEEPMYGLAIKRELESYYGSEVDHGRLYPNLDDLVERGFVAKSELDKRTNQYELTDEGYELLLGDLEWRFSKLVTDDQRASDITALVE comes from the coding sequence TTGACCGCTTTTCAACAGAACATCCTGACCGTGCTCGGCGAGGAACCGATGTACGGGCTGGCGATCAAACGCGAACTCGAGAGCTACTACGGGAGCGAGGTCGATCATGGCCGTCTGTACCCGAACCTCGACGACCTCGTCGAGCGCGGGTTCGTCGCGAAGAGCGAACTCGATAAGCGGACGAATCAGTACGAGCTGACCGACGAGGGGTACGAACTCCTCCTTGGCGACCTTGAATGGCGGTTCTCGAAGCTCGTAACCGACGACCAGCGGGCGAGCGATATCACCGCGCTCGTCGAGTAG